From Staphylococcus delphini, one genomic window encodes:
- a CDS encoding M42 family metallopeptidase — translation MNEPVIETLTTLTAINSPSGNADRAIAYVQQTVEAYGYDTQLTRKGGLLIEVKGDDDTAKKCITAHVDTLGAMVKEILDNGRLRLALIGGFRYNAIEGEYCTIETATGQTYRGTILLHETSPHVYANNHEIPRDQEHIEVRIDEKVTSADETRALGIEVGDFVSFDPRTEVTASGFIKSRHLDDKVSVAIIIEFLKQYRHREDRLPHTIQFYISNNEEIGYGANSSIDPKVVEFIAFDMGALGDGQASDEYTVSICAQDASGPYHKQLRHHLVSLCQKHNIPYKVDLYPFYASDASAALKAGADVKHGLFGAGIESSHAMERTHLYSIKAAQALLEAYCFSKLV, via the coding sequence ATGAATGAACCTGTGATTGAAACTTTAACAACACTGACTGCGATTAATAGCCCATCAGGTAATGCGGACCGTGCGATAGCCTATGTACAGCAAACGGTGGAAGCTTATGGTTATGACACACAGTTAACGAGAAAGGGTGGCTTATTAATTGAGGTGAAAGGCGACGATGATACAGCGAAAAAATGTATTACGGCGCATGTAGATACGTTAGGGGCGATGGTCAAAGAAATTTTAGACAATGGACGACTGCGTTTAGCGTTAATTGGTGGTTTCCGTTACAACGCGATTGAAGGTGAATACTGTACGATTGAAACAGCAACAGGTCAAACGTACCGAGGGACCATACTATTGCATGAAACGTCGCCACACGTTTATGCGAACAATCATGAAATTCCGCGTGATCAAGAGCATATTGAGGTTCGCATTGATGAGAAAGTGACGTCAGCCGATGAAACGCGTGCGCTAGGTATTGAGGTGGGTGATTTTGTCAGCTTTGATCCGCGTACAGAAGTGACAGCTTCAGGTTTTATTAAGTCACGTCATTTAGATGATAAAGTCAGTGTCGCAATCATTATCGAATTTTTAAAACAGTATCGTCATCGTGAGGACCGTTTACCACATACGATTCAGTTTTATATTTCGAATAATGAAGAAATTGGTTATGGCGCAAATTCAAGTATTGACCCAAAAGTTGTAGAGTTTATTGCATTTGATATGGGCGCATTAGGAGATGGTCAAGCGTCTGATGAATATACGGTGTCGATTTGTGCACAAGATGCTTCAGGACCGTATCATAAACAACTACGCCATCACCTCGTCTCGTTATGTCAGAAACACAATATCCCGTATAAAGTAGATCTCTACCCATTCTATGCCTCAGATGCTTCAGCGGCGTTAAAAGCAGGTGCAGATGTAAAGCACGGTCTTTTCGGTGCAGGTATTGAGTCTTCTCATGCAATGGAACGGACGCATTTGTATTCGATTAAAGCAGCGCAAGCCTTATTAGAAGCCTATTGTTTTTCGAAATTAGTGTAG
- a CDS encoding prephenate dehydrogenase, with the protein MTHVFFVGLGLIGGSLASNIQYFHPDITISAYDAHHEQLERALSIGIIDQASSDYESTLQEADIIIFATPVQTTVQYLNQLPQMKTKPGLIVTDTGSTKSTIQAFEKELLSADIHLVGGHPMAGSHKSGVLNAKKHLFENAYYILVHQLTENQAAAQRIEQLLAPTRARFIHLTADEHDQITGVVSHVPHLIASSLVHLNAFYAADAPLIQDLAAGGFRDITRVASSNPEMWRDISIENKTHIVSSLKQLQQQLTETVAMLEQGHEEALYQFFDQAKTYRDGLPIRGKGAMQSTYDLYVDIPDKPGMISKVTEILSQHQISIRNLRILEVREDIYGALRISFKMAEDRDAAITALSDFDTYLS; encoded by the coding sequence ATGACCCACGTGTTTTTTGTTGGTTTAGGCTTAATAGGAGGTAGTTTAGCAAGTAATATTCAATATTTTCATCCAGATATCACGATTTCTGCTTATGACGCACATCATGAGCAATTAGAACGTGCCTTATCCATTGGCATTATCGATCAAGCATCTTCAGATTACGAATCGACTTTACAAGAAGCAGATATCATTATCTTTGCGACACCCGTACAAACGACAGTACAGTATTTAAACCAACTTCCTCAAATGAAGACGAAACCTGGTTTAATTGTCACGGATACAGGGAGTACAAAATCTACCATTCAAGCATTTGAAAAGGAATTACTCTCAGCTGACATCCATCTTGTTGGTGGGCATCCCATGGCAGGAAGTCATAAATCTGGTGTTTTGAATGCGAAAAAACATCTCTTTGAAAATGCCTACTATATCCTTGTTCATCAGTTAACAGAAAATCAAGCGGCCGCGCAACGTATTGAACAACTGCTTGCACCGACTCGCGCGCGCTTTATTCATTTAACTGCTGATGAACATGATCAAATTACAGGAGTTGTCAGTCATGTCCCTCATCTCATTGCTTCAAGTCTTGTTCATTTAAATGCTTTTTACGCAGCGGATGCCCCATTAATTCAAGACTTAGCTGCAGGGGGTTTTAGAGATATTACACGTGTTGCAAGTAGTAACCCTGAGATGTGGCGCGACATATCCATTGAAAATAAAACACATATCGTCTCATCATTGAAGCAACTACAACAACAGCTTACTGAAACCGTGGCTATGCTTGAACAAGGTCATGAGGAAGCGTTATATCAATTTTTCGACCAAGCTAAAACGTACCGTGATGGCCTACCTATTCGAGGGAAAGGCGCAATGCAAAGTACGTATGATCTTTACGTCGATATTCCTGATAAACCGGGGATGATTTCGAAAGTGACCGAAATATTAAGTCAGCATCAAATTTCTATACGGAACCTTCGAATTTTAGAAGTGCGTGAGGATATTTACGGCGCTTTACGTATTAGTTTTAAAATGGCTGAAGATCGTGACGCGGCAATAACTGCACTTTCTGATTTTGATACGTATTTAAGTTAA
- a CDS encoding sporulation protein, with protein MGFDNVLTSLGINGMKVFIRLEQQTFDVSDAIAGIIYLKAGQSDQKVNHIALTMIEKYENDDETSDFSTISHELNRFEIDEAFTIDVGEEKEIPFHFHPDTLNFKSDKSHVYLNTHVYIDYGVDEETEAVIPYHR; from the coding sequence ATGGGTTTTGACAACGTATTAACATCTCTAGGCATCAATGGTATGAAGGTGTTTATTCGATTAGAACAGCAAACGTTTGATGTATCTGATGCGATTGCCGGAATAATCTATTTAAAAGCGGGACAAAGTGATCAAAAAGTGAATCATATCGCCTTAACGATGATTGAAAAATATGAGAATGATGATGAAACGAGTGATTTTTCAACGATTTCACATGAATTGAATCGTTTTGAGATAGACGAAGCGTTTACTATTGATGTCGGTGAAGAAAAAGAGATTCCATTTCATTTTCACCCTGATACATTAAATTTCAAATCTGATAAAAGTCATGTTTACCTCAATACACATGTTTATATTGATTATGGTGTTGATGAGGAAACGGAAGCGGTCATTCCATATCATCGTTAA
- a CDS encoding 2-hydroxymuconate tautomerase: MPIVTVQLLEGRSDEQLKNLVKEVTDAVESTTHADRSAISVVIQEMKKEHYGVAGVRKSDQ, from the coding sequence ATGCCAATAGTAACAGTTCAATTATTAGAGGGGCGCAGTGACGAACAATTAAAAAATTTAGTTAAAGAAGTGACAGATGCTGTGGAAAGTACAACCCATGCTGACCGTAGTGCAATTTCTGTAGTCATTCAAGAAATGAAAAAAGAACATTACGGTGTCGCTGGCGTACGTAAATCTGACCAATAA
- a CDS encoding LCP family protein, translating to MKENNLNRSTSNSSEKTLKRRKKRKIRKLPFVISALILIILVSVVYAVSSYKNGLEVAKDKHQAPKIHKFNGASKNDGKATVLILGADREDGGVSRTDSIMVAQYDYIKKDMKIVSVMRDIYADIPGYNSYKINAAYSLGGPELLRQTLKSNLGIDPEYYATLDFKGFEAMIDELAPKGVPINVEKDMSEKIGVSLKKGNHRLNGKELLGYARFRNDPEGDFGRVRRQQQVMTALKQQLVQPSSIFKAPKLAGIMRGYVSTDMPDSAIYQTGFSFIVRGDKDIKTLSVPVKGSYENITTNDGGSALGIDKAENKKRIKAFLED from the coding sequence ATGAAAGAAAACAATTTGAATCGTAGCACCTCAAACTCTTCTGAGAAAACATTGAAACGTCGAAAAAAGAGAAAGATACGAAAACTGCCATTTGTGATATCGGCGTTGATCCTTATCATTCTTGTTTCTGTCGTGTATGCTGTTTCAAGTTACAAAAACGGACTTGAAGTTGCTAAGGACAAGCATCAAGCTCCAAAGATACACAAATTCAATGGTGCATCTAAAAATGATGGTAAAGCCACCGTACTCATTTTAGGTGCTGACCGTGAAGATGGTGGGGTATCACGTACTGACTCGATTATGGTTGCACAGTATGACTATATTAAGAAAGATATGAAAATCGTCTCTGTGATGCGTGATATTTATGCCGATATTCCTGGATACAATAGTTATAAAATTAATGCGGCTTATTCGTTAGGTGGCCCTGAGCTATTGCGCCAAACGTTAAAGTCGAATTTAGGAATTGATCCGGAATATTATGCCACTTTAGATTTTAAAGGCTTTGAAGCTATGATTGATGAACTTGCGCCAAAAGGTGTACCGATTAACGTAGAAAAAGATATGTCCGAAAAAATTGGTGTATCTTTGAAAAAAGGGAATCATCGCTTAAATGGTAAAGAGTTACTTGGCTATGCGCGTTTCCGTAATGACCCAGAAGGTGACTTTGGGCGTGTGCGAAGACAACAACAAGTTATGACGGCATTAAAGCAGCAATTGGTTCAACCTTCATCTATTTTCAAAGCACCGAAGCTCGCAGGTATTATGCGTGGTTATGTGAGTACCGATATGCCGGATTCAGCGATTTATCAAACAGGATTCAGTTTTATCGTTCGAGGAGATAAAGATATTAAAACCCTCAGTGTACCCGTAAAAGGCAGCTATGAAAATATTACGACGAATGATGGGGGATCAGCTTTAGGTATTGATAAAGCTGAAAATAAAAAGAGAATTAAAGCCTTTTTGGAAGATTAA
- the msrA gene encoding peptide-methionine (S)-S-oxide reductase MsrA — MNINTAYFAGGCFWCMTQPFDQNEGIEKVKSGYMGGHVDHPTYEQVKSGETGHYETVKIEYDVALFSYQKLLEIFFSVIDPTDDGGQFQDRGSQYRTAIFYTNEDQRQVAESYIASLEGTFNHDKAIATKVLPASEFYEAEAYHQDFYKKQPERFAQQEAEREAYAKEHGIQ; from the coding sequence ATGAATATCAACACAGCATATTTCGCAGGCGGTTGTTTTTGGTGTATGACGCAGCCGTTCGATCAAAACGAAGGCATTGAAAAGGTAAAGTCTGGTTATATGGGAGGACACGTCGATCATCCGACATATGAACAAGTAAAATCAGGCGAGACAGGGCACTATGAAACTGTAAAAATCGAATATGATGTCGCGCTTTTTTCTTACCAAAAGCTGTTAGAAATCTTCTTCTCAGTAATCGATCCGACAGATGACGGTGGCCAATTCCAAGACCGCGGTTCACAATATCGTACTGCAATTTTTTATACGAATGAAGATCAACGTCAAGTGGCTGAATCGTATATTGCTTCATTAGAGGGCACATTCAATCACGACAAAGCGATTGCAACCAAAGTGTTACCGGCTTCAGAATTTTATGAAGCAGAAGCCTACCACCAAGACTTTTATAAAAAACAACCTGAGCGTTTTGCACAACAAGAAGCAGAACGTGAAGCTTATGCTAAAGAACACGGCATTCAATAA
- the mprF gene encoding bifunctional lysylphosphatidylglycerol flippase/synthetase MprF — translation MTKQHWLKYFKIAFILFLIVTISIILGRELAQIDFKRVFLLFNEISRMETFSLFLLGGSSVILLSLYDVILTARFKLSLSKFKALRVGYIINAFNNIIGFGGFIGASVRLWFYGSYTTERKKLVKFVSYMLTSMLTGLSFLSILIVTHVLDVSFLDRTSVWFTVFLYIVAFLLPVFIIISWVSPVDRSARWLGSVFTFVSSMEWLFASIVLYCSFMLVGVNVSFPIVLSIFIVAAISGLLSFIPGGFGAFDLIVLLGLQQLGVAEEKVVLGLLLYRFAYYFFPLLIALVLTVFEFGTAARKYMLESKYFLPAKELSGFLKSFQKDLVGLVPSLALSTLVFMMSLILLLNNFSIIFDAANKKHHLLFTLLYIFNVSASLILLLNLRGIVARSKRAILFAIVAMVILLLSNLYVYGLSLLVVIIVLILAALIFAYRKSRVLKRPVRMKGILAMVVISVILLYFNQLLVREFLFALDVLPPKVDFFLLRSTFWLSIIGMTILVVVLIYIFEWNYRRPRELHDRQIASVILKQYGGHLLSHLLYSEDKLVFVNEQKTAFVMYRHDRSSFIVLGDPVGNSSDFYSLLTEFYEYATYLGGDVIFYQVSKDYLTLYHDFGNQFFKLGEEALIPVSDFTVAGKKRRGFRATLNKLESLGYQFEILDTPLDEATYERLHDISREWLGKQQEFYFSVGRFTPSYINAAPVAVLKNEEGRIDAFCTLMPVEGSTTVSVDLIRWDKSLGLPFMDALYLHMILWAQEEGYERFNMGMATLSNVGQVPYGHLREKFAGRFYEHFNGLYSFQGLRQYKSKFNPDWESRFLIYHRGQSAWESLLKVTRVIRKK, via the coding sequence ATGACAAAACAGCATTGGTTAAAATATTTCAAAATTGCGTTTATTCTCTTTTTGATTGTAACGATTTCTATCATATTAGGACGAGAATTAGCACAAATTGATTTTAAACGTGTCTTTCTTTTATTTAATGAAATTAGCCGAATGGAAACGTTTAGTCTCTTTTTACTCGGCGGGAGTTCGGTGATTTTGTTATCACTTTATGATGTCATTTTAACAGCACGCTTTAAATTATCCTTATCTAAATTTAAAGCATTACGTGTCGGCTATATTATTAATGCGTTCAACAATATTATCGGTTTTGGCGGTTTTATTGGTGCGAGCGTACGATTATGGTTTTATGGTTCGTATACGACTGAACGTAAGAAGTTAGTCAAATTTGTTTCATACATGTTGACGTCCATGTTAACAGGTTTGAGCTTTCTATCCATACTCATTGTGACACATGTCTTAGATGTTAGCTTTTTAGATCGTACATCGGTATGGTTTACTGTTTTTCTCTATATTGTAGCGTTTTTATTACCCGTTTTTATTATTATTTCATGGGTATCACCGGTTGATCGGTCTGCGCGTTGGTTAGGTTCTGTATTCACTTTTGTATCGAGTATGGAATGGTTGTTTGCGAGTATCGTACTTTACTGTTCTTTTATGCTTGTAGGGGTGAACGTTTCATTTCCAATCGTGTTAAGTATTTTCATCGTTGCGGCGATTTCGGGTCTGTTGTCGTTTATTCCTGGAGGCTTTGGGGCGTTTGACCTCATCGTCTTACTTGGACTACAACAGCTCGGTGTAGCGGAAGAAAAGGTCGTTTTAGGGTTATTACTTTATCGTTTTGCGTATTATTTCTTCCCGTTACTCATTGCACTTGTCTTAACTGTATTTGAATTTGGTACAGCAGCACGTAAATATATGCTCGAATCCAAATACTTTTTACCGGCTAAAGAATTGTCTGGGTTTTTAAAATCGTTCCAAAAAGACTTAGTTGGTCTAGTACCATCATTAGCATTGAGTACATTAGTCTTTATGATGAGTCTGATTTTATTACTGAACAATTTTTCGATTATTTTTGATGCAGCCAACAAGAAACATCATTTATTGTTTACATTGTTGTACATATTTAACGTTAGTGCGAGTTTGATTTTATTACTTAATTTACGCGGGATTGTTGCACGAAGTAAACGCGCGATTTTATTTGCGATTGTAGCGATGGTCATTTTGTTACTGTCTAATTTATACGTGTACGGATTATCATTGTTAGTTGTGATCATCGTCTTAATTTTAGCGGCATTGATTTTTGCTTATCGTAAATCACGTGTATTAAAACGACCTGTACGCATGAAAGGGATATTAGCGATGGTTGTTATTAGTGTGATTTTACTGTATTTCAATCAATTGCTTGTGCGTGAGTTTTTATTCGCACTTGATGTGTTACCCCCTAAAGTTGATTTCTTCTTGCTGCGTTCGACATTTTGGTTGTCGATTATCGGTATGACGATTTTAGTCGTTGTGCTCATTTATATCTTTGAATGGAATTATCGTCGTCCAAGAGAGTTGCATGACCGACAAATCGCTAGTGTCATTTTAAAGCAATATGGTGGTCATCTACTGAGTCATTTGTTGTATAGTGAAGACAAGCTTGTGTTTGTGAACGAACAAAAAACGGCATTTGTCATGTACCGTCACGATCGTAGTTCATTTATTGTACTTGGTGATCCAGTGGGTAACAGTTCAGATTTCTATTCACTGTTAACCGAGTTTTATGAATATGCAACGTATTTAGGTGGCGATGTCATTTTTTATCAAGTTTCTAAAGATTATTTGACGTTATATCATGATTTCGGCAATCAGTTTTTTAAATTGGGTGAAGAAGCGCTCATTCCAGTGTCTGACTTTACCGTTGCAGGGAAGAAGCGACGTGGTTTCCGTGCGACATTAAATAAATTAGAGTCGTTAGGTTATCAGTTTGAGATTCTCGATACGCCGTTAGATGAAGCGACATACGAACGCCTCCATGATATTAGTCGTGAATGGTTAGGGAAGCAGCAAGAGTTTTATTTCTCAGTCGGTCGTTTTACACCGTCTTATATCAATGCGGCCCCCGTTGCTGTGTTGAAAAATGAAGAAGGCCGTATCGATGCGTTTTGTACATTGATGCCTGTAGAAGGTTCAACAACGGTGTCAGTCGACTTAATTCGTTGGGATAAGTCACTAGGATTGCCGTTTATGGATGCCCTTTATTTGCATATGATTTTGTGGGCACAAGAAGAAGGTTACGAACGCTTTAATATGGGCATGGCAACCTTGTCGAATGTCGGTCAAGTGCCATATGGTCATTTAAGAGAAAAGTTTGCTGGCCGTTTTTACGAACATTTTAATGGTTTGTATAGTTTCCAAGGCTTGCGTCAATATAAAAGTAAATTTAATCCGGATTGGGAATCACGCTTTCTCATTTATCACCGAGGTCAAAGCGCATGGGAAAGCTTGTTGAAAGTCACACGGGTGATTCGTAAAAAGTAA
- a CDS encoding AI-2E family transporter — MSENQHKQNGISKNIDIRESRFMKFFGGKDLIFALLVFILVGIVIFIFDRVSYIFQPFIIIFNTIAAPIIIALILYYLFNPVINLMERYNINRIWGITILFLGIIGIITIAVNLLIPIVSFQFERLMDNFPNYLNKVTSFANNMMHIPFLSDYYSQIEKAVTGLQEKIPTFADGLSSKIRVFAEAVVNITVVIVTVPFVLFFMLKDGHRFKEFSNKIVPPKFRKDVHDLLDKMSEQVGSYIQGQIIVSFCIGILLFIGYSIIGLDYALILASIAAVTSVVPYLGPTIAISPAIIISIITSPFMLIKLIVVWTAVQFIEGHFISPNIMGKTLKIHPLTIIFVLLSAGNLLGVVGVILGIPSYAILKVLVSHIFLLFKRRYNKYYADDAGPYEMPKEEYSKD; from the coding sequence ATGTCTGAAAATCAACATAAGCAAAATGGTATTTCAAAAAACATTGATATCCGAGAAAGCCGCTTCATGAAGTTTTTCGGAGGCAAAGATCTCATTTTTGCGTTACTCGTTTTTATTTTAGTTGGAATTGTGATTTTTATATTCGATCGCGTTTCATATATTTTTCAACCCTTTATTATCATTTTTAATACGATTGCAGCACCGATTATTATCGCGCTCATTCTGTATTACTTATTCAATCCCGTCATTAATTTGATGGAACGGTACAATATTAACCGTATTTGGGGCATTACGATTTTATTTTTAGGCATCATTGGTATAATTACTATCGCAGTGAACTTGCTAATTCCGATTGTATCTTTTCAATTTGAGCGCTTGATGGACAACTTCCCGAATTATTTAAACAAAGTGACATCATTCGCCAATAACATGATGCATATTCCATTTTTATCTGATTACTATTCACAAATTGAAAAGGCTGTGACAGGTTTACAGGAGAAGATTCCTACTTTTGCGGATGGCTTGAGTTCTAAAATTCGTGTTTTCGCTGAAGCTGTCGTGAATATTACAGTCGTTATCGTTACGGTACCGTTTGTATTATTCTTCATGTTAAAAGATGGTCATCGTTTTAAAGAGTTTTCAAATAAAATTGTACCGCCAAAATTCCGTAAAGATGTACATGATTTGTTGGATAAAATGAGTGAACAAGTCGGCTCATACATTCAAGGACAAATTATCGTGTCATTTTGTATCGGTATTTTACTCTTTATCGGTTATTCGATTATCGGTTTAGACTATGCTTTAATTTTAGCCAGTATCGCAGCGGTTACGAGTGTGGTACCTTATTTAGGGCCTACGATTGCGATTTCGCCAGCGATTATCATTTCAATTATTACATCCCCGTTTATGTTGATTAAATTGATTGTCGTGTGGACGGCAGTACAGTTTATTGAAGGGCACTTTATTTCCCCTAATATTATGGGTAAAACGCTGAAGATTCATCCTTTAACGATTATCTTTGTGCTTTTAAGTGCTGGGAACTTACTCGGCGTTGTCGGCGTCATTTTAGGGATTCCAAGTTATGCGATTTTAAAAGTACTCGTTTCGCATATCTTCCTACTGTTCAAACGTCGTTATAATAAATATTATGCAGATGATGCCGGCCCTTATGAGATGCCTAAAGAGGAATATAGTAAAGATTAA
- the ptsG gene encoding glucose-specific PTS transporter subunit IIBC, whose translation MRKKLFGQLQRIGKALMLPVAILPAAGLLLAFGAALQGEQLQSYLPFIQADGVQNVAEMMAAAGSIIFENLPIIFAMGVAIGLAGGDGVAAIAAFVGFIILNKTMGEFLGVTPDNVGDAAKGYASVLGIPTLQTGVFGGIIIGALAAWCYNKFYNISLPSYLGFFAGKRFVPIVMATTSFLLAFPMALVWPVIQNGLNAFSEGLLDSNTGLAVFLFGFIKRLLIPFGLHHIFHAPFWFEFGSYTNMAGEIIRGDQRIFIEQIREGTNLTAGKFMQGEFPVMMFGLPAAALAIYHTAKPENKKVVAGLMGSAALTSFLTGITEPLEFSFLFVAPLLFFIHAVLDGLSFLILYLLDLHLGYTFSGGFIDFVLLGILPNKTHWWLVIPVGLVYGVIYYSIFRFLITKMNYKTPGREDKQTETTKTTASELPYAVLQAMGDKENIKHLDACITRLRVEVNDKSKVDVARLKDLGASGVLEVGNNMQAIFGPKSDQIKHEMQQIMSGQAVQHSVDLDEDKDEAVVIDKVADTTAVTKTGQVVAPMDGEVVPLSEVPDQVFSEKMMGEGIAIRPTSGEVYAPFDGKVQMIFPTKHAFGLVSDNGLELLIHVGLDTVKLNGEGFAVHVEEGQTIKAGDHLMTVDLDLIRASAKSDITPIIVTQSEVTALKYTEANDVKHGDKLFEI comes from the coding sequence GTGAGGAAAAAACTATTTGGACAATTGCAACGTATCGGTAAAGCATTAATGTTACCTGTTGCGATTTTACCAGCTGCCGGTTTGTTACTCGCATTCGGTGCAGCATTACAAGGGGAACAATTGCAATCGTACTTACCATTCATTCAAGCTGATGGGGTACAAAACGTCGCAGAAATGATGGCAGCAGCCGGTAGTATCATTTTTGAAAACTTACCGATTATTTTTGCTATGGGTGTTGCGATCGGTTTAGCAGGTGGTGACGGGGTTGCAGCGATTGCGGCTTTCGTTGGTTTTATCATTTTGAACAAAACGATGGGTGAATTTTTAGGAGTGACACCTGACAATGTGGGTGACGCTGCGAAAGGTTATGCGAGTGTTTTAGGTATTCCGACATTACAAACAGGGGTGTTCGGCGGTATCATTATCGGTGCTCTCGCGGCATGGTGTTATAACAAGTTCTATAACATTTCGTTACCATCATATCTTGGTTTCTTTGCAGGAAAACGATTTGTACCAATTGTGATGGCGACAACATCATTTTTACTTGCATTCCCAATGGCACTCGTTTGGCCAGTGATTCAAAATGGTTTAAACGCATTCAGTGAAGGTTTATTAGATTCCAACACAGGTTTAGCAGTCTTTTTATTCGGTTTTATTAAGCGTTTATTAATTCCATTCGGTTTACACCATATTTTCCATGCGCCATTCTGGTTTGAATTCGGTTCATATACAAATATGGCGGGTGAAATTATTCGTGGTGACCAACGTATCTTTATCGAACAAATTCGTGAAGGTACAAACTTAACAGCGGGTAAATTCATGCAAGGTGAATTCCCAGTGATGATGTTCGGTTTACCAGCTGCAGCATTAGCGATTTATCATACCGCAAAACCTGAAAACAAAAAAGTAGTTGCAGGTTTGATGGGTTCAGCAGCATTAACATCATTTTTAACAGGTATTACAGAACCATTAGAATTTTCATTTTTATTTGTAGCACCATTATTATTCTTTATTCATGCGGTATTAGACGGTTTAAGTTTCTTAATTTTATACTTGCTTGATTTACATTTAGGTTACACATTCTCTGGTGGCTTTATCGACTTTGTATTACTCGGTATCTTGCCAAACAAAACGCATTGGTGGCTCGTGATTCCAGTTGGCCTTGTGTATGGTGTTATTTACTATTCAATCTTCCGCTTCTTGATTACGAAGATGAATTACAAAACACCAGGACGTGAGGATAAACAAACAGAAACGACGAAAACGACTGCAAGCGAATTGCCTTACGCTGTATTACAAGCGATGGGTGACAAAGAGAACATCAAACATTTAGATGCATGTATTACAAGATTACGTGTTGAAGTGAACGATAAATCAAAAGTCGACGTGGCGCGTTTGAAAGATTTAGGAGCTTCAGGTGTGTTAGAAGTCGGCAACAATATGCAAGCGATTTTTGGACCGAAATCAGACCAAATCAAACACGAAATGCAACAAATTATGTCAGGTCAAGCTGTACAACATTCTGTAGATTTAGATGAAGATAAGGACGAAGCAGTGGTGATTGATAAAGTTGCAGACACGACGGCTGTTACGAAAACAGGACAAGTTGTCGCACCAATGGATGGTGAGGTTGTGCCATTATCTGAAGTGCCTGACCAAGTCTTCAGTGAAAAAATGATGGGTGAAGGGATTGCAATCCGTCCAACGAGTGGTGAAGTGTATGCACCATTTGATGGTAAGGTTCAAATGATTTTCCCAACGAAACATGCATTCGGCTTAGTGTCTGACAATGGTTTAGAATTATTGATTCATGTTGGTTTAGATACTGTAAAATTAAACGGTGAAGGGTTTGCAGTTCACGTTGAAGAAGGTCAAACGATAAAAGCGGGCGATCATTTAATGACAGTGGACTTAGATCTTATCCGTGCATCTGCGAAAAGCGATATCACGCCAATTATTGTGACGCAATCTGAAGTGACAGCGTTGAAATATACAGAGGCAAATGATGTCAAACATGGTGACAAGTTATTTGAAATTTAA